In one Halosimplex halophilum genomic region, the following are encoded:
- a CDS encoding plastocyanin/azurin family copper-binding protein, with protein MSDQSADVSRRAFLRAGAGATAAAAGAGTAAAQEGTDSGGGGGGNVRPVWPDYVSDANGGDYEDLRGQSEATVEVGVGSGGFAFGPTNIWIDSGTTVVFEFVEAGHNVKPESQPDGGGLDGTEGGEFATIAAGQTYEVTLETGGMYTYNCAPHAGQGMKGAIAVGSDVETEEVDTGGGGGSRPEVPDAAKSLGIATGFGMAATLGLAYFFVKYGGDYGEYDE; from the coding sequence ATGAGCGACCAGAGCGCGGACGTGTCACGGCGTGCGTTCCTGCGCGCCGGCGCAGGCGCCACAGCAGCCGCGGCCGGTGCGGGCACCGCGGCCGCACAGGAGGGGACCGACTCCGGCGGCGGTGGCGGCGGCAACGTCAGGCCCGTGTGGCCCGACTACGTCAGCGACGCCAACGGGGGCGACTACGAGGACCTGCGCGGCCAGTCCGAGGCGACCGTCGAGGTCGGCGTCGGCTCCGGCGGGTTCGCGTTCGGCCCCACCAACATCTGGATCGATTCGGGCACGACGGTCGTCTTCGAGTTCGTCGAGGCGGGCCACAACGTCAAGCCCGAGAGCCAGCCCGACGGCGGGGGCCTCGACGGCACCGAGGGCGGCGAGTTCGCCACGATCGCCGCGGGCCAGACCTATGAGGTCACGCTGGAGACCGGCGGGATGTACACGTACAACTGCGCGCCCCACGCGGGCCAGGGCATGAAGGGCGCCATCGCCGTCGGCAGCGACGTGGAGACCGAAGAGGTCGACACCGGCGGCGGCGGGGGCTCCCGCCCGGAGGTCCCGGACGCGGCGAAGTCGCTCGGTATCGCCACCGGCTTCGGGATGGCCGCGACGCTCGGGCTCGCCTACTTCTTCGTCAAGTACGGCGGCGACTACGGCGAGTACGACGAGTAG
- a CDS encoding halocyanin domain-containing protein, giving the protein MRETTRRGFVTGLAGVGAAGAASATAAAQETETDGGGDTTTGEGTPTGGGNGTATDGGTAAGTATDGGTADGGGGAADGGTAGGGGGGQPDFDGWFEGVGNYTGEVVDLRDESDPEVQVGTEANGGAFGFGPPAVHVENGATLTWTWTGEGCPHNVVEDEAVFDSGEPGCEGASPFEYTFEEDGIYPYVCEPHVQLGMKGAVVVGTDYPTVDAGGGGGGGGGPGIPEVPDAARTLGVATGVAMAATLGLTYLFIKYGGDYGEFEEA; this is encoded by the coding sequence ATGCGAGAGACCACGCGACGCGGCTTCGTGACCGGCCTGGCCGGCGTCGGCGCGGCCGGAGCGGCGAGCGCGACCGCGGCCGCCCAGGAGACCGAAACCGACGGCGGCGGCGACACGACGACCGGGGAGGGGACGCCGACCGGAGGGGGGAACGGCACGGCGACCGACGGTGGGACGGCGGCCGGCACGGCGACCGACGGGGGGACGGCCGACGGCGGAGGCGGGGCCGCGGACGGCGGAACGGCCGGCGGTGGCGGGGGCGGCCAGCCGGACTTCGACGGCTGGTTCGAGGGCGTGGGCAACTACACCGGCGAGGTCGTCGACCTGCGCGACGAGTCGGACCCGGAGGTCCAGGTCGGGACCGAGGCCAACGGCGGGGCCTTCGGGTTCGGCCCGCCCGCGGTCCACGTCGAGAACGGCGCGACGCTCACCTGGACCTGGACCGGGGAGGGCTGTCCGCACAACGTCGTCGAGGACGAGGCGGTCTTCGACTCCGGGGAGCCCGGCTGCGAGGGGGCCTCACCGTTCGAGTACACCTTCGAGGAGGACGGCATCTACCCGTACGTCTGCGAGCCGCACGTCCAGCTCGGGATGAAGGGGGCGGTCGTCGTCGGAACCGACTACCCGACGGTCGACGCCGGCGGGGGCGGCGGGGGCGGGGGCGGCCCCGGGATCCCGGAGGTGCCCGACGCGGCGCGGACCCTGGGGGTCGCCACGGGCGTCGCGATGGCCGCGACGCTCGGGCTGACGTACCTCTTCATCAAGTACGGCGGCGACTACGGCGAGTTCGAGGAGGCCTGA
- a CDS encoding NAD(+)/NADH kinase yields MSDSPLVGVVGPDADAAVAAVESAGGRATAGTASRVVDGSDAVVAVGEPALLAVARAGTDAPVLPVEAGAGVCSVPRAAVADAVADLVAGDYERASHPLVDVRVADRTRATALLDLMLVSAEPAQISEYTVERGDDRVARFRADGVVVATPAGSSGYASDAGGPVLAPDTDAVAVVPVAPFETDIDHWVLPADGLGVTVERDETAVHLLADDRVVGPVEPDEPVRVVPAGSVSVAVVAAGRSPFPPA; encoded by the coding sequence ATGAGCGATAGCCCGCTCGTCGGCGTCGTGGGGCCCGACGCCGACGCGGCCGTCGCGGCCGTCGAGTCCGCAGGCGGCCGCGCGACCGCGGGGACGGCCAGCCGCGTGGTCGACGGGAGCGACGCCGTCGTCGCCGTCGGAGAACCCGCGCTGCTCGCGGTCGCCCGCGCCGGCACGGACGCCCCCGTCCTCCCGGTCGAGGCCGGCGCCGGCGTCTGCTCGGTGCCCCGGGCGGCGGTCGCCGACGCCGTCGCCGACCTGGTGGCCGGCGACTACGAGCGCGCCTCGCACCCGCTGGTCGACGTGCGCGTCGCCGACCGGACCCGCGCCACGGCGCTGCTGGACCTGATGCTCGTCAGCGCCGAGCCCGCACAGATATCGGAGTACACGGTCGAACGCGGCGACGACCGTGTGGCCCGGTTCCGCGCCGACGGCGTCGTCGTCGCCACCCCCGCTGGCTCGTCGGGCTACGCCAGCGACGCCGGCGGGCCCGTCCTGGCGCCCGACACCGACGCCGTCGCCGTCGTCCCCGTCGCGCCCTTCGAGACGGACATCGACCACTGGGTCCTCCCCGCCGACGGCCTCGGCGTCACCGTCGAACGCGACGAGACCGCCGTCCACCTCCTCGCCGACGACAGGGTCGTCGGCCCGGTCGAGCCCGACGAGCCCGTCCGCGTGGTCCCCGCGGGGTCGGTCTCGGTCGCCGTCGTCGCCGCCGGCCGGTCGCCGTTCCCCCCGGCCTGA
- a CDS encoding DUF7313 family protein, producing MVAYELFGPVDAVLDSHITGEVLVIEAVLLGLVVLNIAARALAHRRHLSQAESGDADELSRHPFHVLTNVALVLGGFYYLTVAHHPGMVFSVIAVFVLLTDIFEFESRKVEVRREIDVERPKAAIGASVVALLYVAYVTFFYGPLGQFL from the coding sequence ATGGTTGCATACGAGCTGTTCGGACCGGTCGACGCGGTCCTCGACAGCCACATCACCGGGGAGGTCCTCGTGATCGAGGCGGTCCTCCTCGGTCTGGTGGTCCTGAACATCGCGGCGCGCGCGCTGGCGCACCGACGCCACCTCTCCCAGGCCGAGAGCGGCGACGCCGACGAACTCTCCCGGCACCCCTTCCACGTCCTCACCAACGTCGCCCTGGTGCTCGGTGGCTTCTACTACCTCACCGTCGCCCACCACCCCGGGATGGTCTTCTCCGTCATCGCCGTCTTCGTCCTCCTGACGGACATCTTCGAGTTCGAGTCCCGCAAGGTCGAGGTCCGCCGCGAGATCGACGTCGAGCGCCCCAAGGCCGCCATCGGCGCCTCCGTCGTCGCCCTGCTGTACGTCGCCTACGTCACGTTCTTCTACGGCCCCCTCGGGCAGTTCCTGTAG
- a CDS encoding glutamate--cysteine ligase gives MDRGSREAFSRMGTIGIEEEYYVVDDEGRPTSGTDELVYESEPPEILAGRLDHELFKCVIESQTPVIEDLADAREQLLAVREALVDHATARGFDIAAAGLHPLAKWRELEHAEKPRYKAQLDRIQYPQHRNTTAGLHVHVGVDDADKAVWIANELRWHLPVMLALSANSPYWNGFDTGLQSARAKIFEALPNTGMPTAFEDYDAFDDYERRMLETESIDDRGELWFDVRPHSGHGTVEVRTPDGQADPDVVLAFVEYTHALVEDLAARYEDGESGTDARRELYDEHKWRAMRHGHDAALLDRSFESTVDLGELVDREAERLGVSGIREVYDAESGAERQRRLREQEGVDALCDSLRLQYE, from the coding sequence ATGGACCGGGGCTCGCGCGAGGCGTTCAGCCGGATGGGCACGATCGGCATCGAGGAGGAGTACTACGTCGTCGACGACGAGGGCCGGCCGACCTCGGGCACGGACGAACTCGTCTACGAGTCCGAGCCGCCCGAAATTCTGGCGGGGCGGCTCGACCACGAGCTGTTCAAGTGCGTCATCGAGTCCCAGACGCCGGTCATCGAGGACCTCGCAGACGCCCGCGAGCAGTTGCTCGCGGTCCGCGAGGCGCTGGTCGACCACGCCACCGCCCGCGGGTTCGACATCGCGGCCGCCGGGCTGCACCCGCTCGCGAAGTGGCGCGAGCTCGAACACGCGGAGAAACCCCGGTACAAGGCACAGCTCGACCGCATCCAGTACCCCCAGCACCGCAACACGACGGCGGGGCTGCACGTCCACGTCGGCGTCGACGACGCGGACAAGGCGGTGTGGATCGCGAACGAGCTGCGCTGGCACCTCCCGGTGATGCTCGCGCTGTCGGCCAACTCCCCGTACTGGAACGGCTTCGACACGGGGCTCCAGTCGGCGCGGGCGAAGATCTTCGAGGCGCTCCCGAACACCGGGATGCCGACCGCCTTCGAGGACTACGACGCCTTCGACGACTACGAGCGGCGGATGCTGGAGACCGAGAGCATCGACGACCGCGGGGAACTGTGGTTCGACGTGCGCCCCCACTCGGGCCACGGCACCGTCGAGGTCCGGACGCCGGACGGCCAGGCCGACCCGGACGTGGTGCTGGCGTTCGTCGAGTACACCCACGCCCTGGTCGAGGACCTGGCCGCCCGCTACGAGGACGGCGAGTCCGGCACCGACGCCCGGCGGGAGCTGTACGACGAGCACAAGTGGCGCGCGATGCGCCACGGCCACGACGCCGCGCTGCTCGACCGATCGTTCGAGTCGACGGTCGACCTCGGTGAGCTCGTCGACCGGGAGGCCGAACGGCTCGGCGTCTCGGGCATCCGCGAGGTCTACGACGCCGAGAGCGGCGCCGAGCGCCAGCGCCGGCTGCGCGAACAGGAGGGCGTCGACGCGCTGTGTGACTCGCTGCGGCTGCAGTACGAGTGA
- a CDS encoding winged helix-turn-helix domain-containing protein — protein sequence MSTDDPADDGEGSDEPEADPQDGGNVRERLEQEADRAVTGFDEGIVDMLSWVLETETRARIYVFLRQNPDSTSDEIAEGTGLYPSTVREALAELHDEGKVTRGKRENDGAGNNPYEYAAMAPSDLVGNVVDDVQAELNTVFNLDEILGSDDDHPTVDSEPVTITVEDDPGAADGDGDEAGDGTDEWGATGEAGDTDEGPTDDADGAEADEDGDDATDG from the coding sequence ATGTCTACAGACGATCCTGCGGACGACGGCGAGGGGAGCGACGAGCCCGAGGCGGACCCACAGGACGGCGGGAACGTCCGCGAACGGCTGGAACAGGAGGCCGACAGGGCGGTGACGGGCTTCGACGAGGGGATCGTGGACATGCTCTCGTGGGTGCTGGAGACCGAGACCCGCGCCCGCATCTACGTCTTCCTCCGGCAGAACCCCGACAGCACGAGCGACGAGATCGCCGAGGGGACCGGCCTGTACCCGAGCACGGTCCGGGAGGCCCTCGCGGAACTCCACGACGAGGGGAAGGTCACCCGGGGGAAACGCGAGAACGACGGCGCCGGCAACAACCCCTACGAGTACGCGGCGATGGCGCCGAGCGACCTCGTCGGCAACGTCGTCGACGACGTGCAGGCGGAGCTCAACACCGTCTTCAATCTCGACGAGATCCTCGGCAGCGACGACGACCACCCCACCGTCGACTCCGAGCCCGTCACCATCACCGTCGAGGACGACCCCGGGGCCGCCGACGGAGACGGCGACGAGGCCGGCGACGGGACCGACGAGTGGGGCGCCACGGGCGAAGCCGGGGACACGGACGAGGGACCGACCGACGACGCGGACGGCGCCGAAGCGGACGAGGACGGCGACGACGCGACCGACGGCTGA